The proteins below come from a single Metarhizium brunneum chromosome 1, complete sequence genomic window:
- the mug190_0 gene encoding Meiotically up-regulated 190 protein — translation MNVDDHVMPSGQHYSASNRVPNIQQFMDQLDAEKKERDAAIDSQLKANRLHKEVEDHTGSEKPLRKDLRTVRDPVTGKDVQIQDAKTDFKEAVENPQLSIPNENLGKEATIATSSKQSGEEYRYAQDVTAPPDPVQEGSTSDVPIRSEKTSVLFYKTPSVSYEPMFATLERKGNVLCAGIFVSVIVVGKLFGGRLLGLVPLGFCIASGVFLWIKDLIRQGRDLEWSSEQERGETATVNLIPESVEWMNTMIGLMWGLINPEMFASVADTLEDVMQASVPGIVENVRVADISQGSNPIRILNMRALPDSHVKDIKDEIHKENEKKMDKDELAAVEHAGEFYNMEVSIAYHARPSGEDVASKAKNMGMQLVFYLGIKGLFGVPLPIWVELVGLVATARIRCQLTPDPPFLKTVSFTLMGVPHVQAGCTPMIEKGVNILNLPLISNFVNWAIGAAASMYVAPKSMTLDMSKMLQGDDIKKETQALGVMFVRIHKATGLSKQDQRGSKGGGSDPYITVSWSKFGKPQFCTRVIQDDLNPVFEETCGLLVTSDLIKADEQLSMELWDSDRSSADDVVGKVELSIQKLIQHPGKMFPQISKLRGVKADSTMPGELHWEVGFFGKTQFRKALRTHGKDLKLPKELVDKAEFQEEKGTITNEQEDAVVHTPPDPLWPSGILSVVVHQIVGLELANIKGSDGKRKGKEYEPARPEAGEVKEEQSRKLPSSYCTILVNDDLVYKTRVKVVSSQPIFNAGTEKFIRDWRSSVVTVSVRDSRNRQHDPLIGVVPLKLSDILQTSSESTRWYPLDGGIGFGRIRISILFRSVELRLPPPQLGWDIGTFEFLSGAITTTGYAPVSKVKLRLRTGGSSASVKRQFSTRDADGLKIDISGGQDGKIMRLPVRHRYRSPIFIEFYPAGSRHADAYAALWLLELVDGEERDFDVPIFKCDNSVRLSQNYITQENYREIPDTYIEQVGRVKFRGRFSAGTDSDHVRFVSDNDSRETIESWEACYAEGVRQQEVRAEVPPLVQKLHDQSLTQGRDVLAQADDKEKERWMAKDGTDWSGAFGQDPKQLMARRAEDRGDGEEYDDFDEDGDYDDNNDDGDDDDDDNPNLGIHDAASEPSHPSEGSDAARQSMDTDITSGSGASQTGSGKNPYKAYKDYKGHSRDLHRKHRGLMQWRPMRNVQFAKDEAKFALRKVTKLGALDGREPDVETEV, via the exons ATGAATGTCGACGATCACGTCATGCCTTCGGGCCAACATTACAGCGCGAGCAATCGCGTCCCTAATATCCAGCAATTCATGGACCAGCTTGATGCAGAAAAGAAGGAGAGAGATGCCGCCATAGACTCCCAGCTAAAGGCAAACAGGCTGCACAAAGAAGTTGAAGACCATACGGGCTCTGAGAAACCACTAAGGAAAGACTTGCGAACCGTGCGAGACCCCGTCACAGGCAAAGATGTTCAAATTCAGGACGCGAAGACGGACTTCAAAGAAGCCGTCGAAAACCCCCAG TTGTCCATCCCCAATGAGAATTTGGGCAAGGAGGCCACCATTGCTACGTCCTCAAAGCAGTCCGGCGAGGAGTACCGGTATGCGCAGGATGTCACGGCCCCCCCGGATCCTGTTCAAGAAGGTTCCACTTCCGACGTGCCGATAAGGAGCGAGAAAACATCCGTTCTATTCTACAAGACACCCTCCGTCAGCTACGAGCCCATGTTTGCCACGTTGGAAAGGAAAGGCAACGTGCTGTGCGCTGGCATCTTCGTCTCTGTCATCGTTGTCGGCAAGCTCTTCGGCGGACGGCTGCTGGGCCTTGTTCCCCTGGGCTTTTGCATTGCCTCGGGCGTGTTCCTGTGGATAAAGGATCTCATTCGCCAAGGGCGGGATCTTGAGTGGTCTAGCGAGCAAGAACGAGGCGAGACTGCGACTGTCAACCTCATCCCAGAATCTGTGGAATGGATGAATACCATGATTGGGCTCATGTGGGGGTTGATTAACCCCGAGATGTTTGCCTCTGTTGCTGACAC GTTGGAGGACGTCATGCAAGCCTCTGTCCCCGGCATCGTGGAAAATGTGCGAGTCGCCGATATCTCCCAAGGCAGCAATCCAATCCGGATTCTCAACATGCGAGCTTTGCCAGATAGCCATGTAAAGGATATCAAGGACGAAATCCACAAGGAAAACGAGAAGAAAATGGACAAAGACGAACTCGCTGCCGTTGAGCACGCTGGGGAATTTTACAACATGGAAGTGTCCATTGCATACCACGCCAGGCCTTCGGGCGAGGATGTTGCATCAAAGGCCAAAAACATGGGCATGCAGCTCGTCTTCTACCTCGGCATCAAGGGTCTGTTTGGCGTTCCCCTTCCCATTTGGGTCGAACTCGTTGGTCTCGTTGCCACTGCTCGCATCCGATGCCAGTTAACTCCCGACCCGCCATTCTTGAAGACTGTTTCCTTCACGCTGATGGGGGTCCCTCACGTCCAGGCTGGCTGTACGCCCATGATTGAAAAGGGCGTCAACATCTTGAACCTCCCCTTGATCTCCAATTTTGTGAACTGGGCCATCGGTGCTGCAGCATCCATGTATGTGGCGCCAAAGAGTATGACGCTTGACATGAGCAAAATGTTGCAAGGCGATGACATTAAGAAAGAGACCCAAGCGCTGGGAGTCATGTTCGTCCGAATTCATAAAGCCACTGGGCTCAGCAAACAAGACCAGAGAGGCAGTAAAGGCGGCGGTTCTGACCCGTACATCACCGTCAGCTGGAGCAAGTTTGGGAAACCTCAGTTTTGCACCCGCGTCATCCAAGATGACCTCAATCCTGTCTTTGAGGAAACATGCGGCCTTCTGGTGACCAGTGACCTCATCAAGGCAGATGAACAGCTATCAATGGAGCTCTGGGACAGCGACCGATCTTCAGCtgatgatgttgttggcAAGGTAGAACTCAGCATTCAAAAGCTCATCCAGCATCCGGGAAAGATGTTCCCCCAGATTTCAAAGCTTCGTGGAGTCAAGGCCGACAGCACTATGCCGGGTGAACTTCACTGGGAAGTTGGCTTCTTCGGCAAGACGCAGTTCCGCAAGGCTCTTCGTACCCACGGAAAGGACTTGAAGCTGCCCAAGGAACtcgtcgacaaggccgaATTTCAGGAGGAAAAGGGTACCATCACCAACGAACAAGAGGATGCCGTTGTGCATACTCCTCCTGATCCTCTCTGGCCTTCGGGTATCCTtagcgtcgtcgtccatcaAATCGTCGGTCTCGAGCTTGCTAATATCAAGGGGTCGGATGGGAAGCGCAAAGGCAAGGAGTACGAGCCTGCTCGACCCGAGGCGGGCGAGGTAAAGGAAGAGCAAAGCCGAAAACTCCCCAGTTCGTATTGCACTATTCTTGTCAATGATGATTTGGTATACAAGACACGTGTAAAGGTGGTTTCATCTCAGCCCATCTTCAACGCTGGTACAGAGAAGTTTATCCGGGACTGGAGGTCTAGCGTCGTCACTGTTTCGGTGCGAGATTCTCGTAATCGTCAGCACGACCCCTTGATTGGCGTCGTGCCGCTAAAGCTGTCAGACATCTTGCAGACGAGTAGTGAATCGACCCGATGGTACCCCCTCGACGGAGGCATTGGGTTCGGCCGTATCCGAATTTCTATCCTCTTCCGCTCTGTTGAACTTAGGCTTCCACCCCCTCAGCTTGGTTGGGATATTGGAACTTTTGAGTTCCTGTCCGGAGCGATCACAACAACTGGATACGCTCCCGTTTCCAAGGTCAAGCTCAGGCTGAGAACCGGAGGATCCTCCGCAAGTGTTAAGCGACAGTTTTCCACAAGAGACGCCGACGGCCTCAAGATTGATATTTCTGGCGGTCAGGATGGCAAGATCATGCGTCTCCCGGTTCGCCATCGATACAGATCGCCAATTTTCATTGAATTTTATCCAGCGGGGAGCCGACACGCAGATGCCTACGCCGCCTTGTGGCTACTGGAGCTTGTGGATGGCGAAGAAAGGGACTTTGATGTGCCGATTTTCAAGTGTGACAACAGCGTCCGCCTCTCGCAGAACTACATCACCCAGGAGAACTACAGGGAGATTCCAGATACGTACATTGAACAAGTCGGCAGAGTCAAGTTCAGGGGCCGCTTCTCCGCGGGCACAGACTCTGACCACGTCCGGTTCGTCAGCGACAACGACTCCAGGGAGACAATCGAAAGCTGGGAGGCCTGTTACGCGGAGGGCGTCAGACAACAGGAAGTCCGCGCCGAGGTGCCCCCGCTTGTGCAAAAGCTGCACGACCAGTCGCTAACCCAGGGCCGTGATGTCCTCGCGCAGGCCGacgacaaggagaaggagaggtGGATGGCTAAGGACGGCACCGACTGGAGCGGAGCGTTCGGACAAGACCCCAAGCAGCTTATGGCTCGACGAGCCGAGGATCGAGGAGACGGTGAAGAGTACGATGACTTTGATGAGGATGGTGATTATGACGATAAcaatgatgacggcgacgacgacgacgacgataacCCCAACCTTGGTATCCACGACGCGGCATCAGAGCCGTCTCACCCGTCTGAGGGCAGTGATGCTGCCCGTCAGTCCATGGACACGGATATCACGAGTGGTAGCGGCGCCTCCCAGACGGGTAGCGGCAAGAATCCGTACAAGGCTTACAAGGATTACAAGGGCCATAGCAGGGATTTGCATCGCAAGCACAGAGGCTTGATGCAGTGGCGTCCGATGCGCAACGTCCAGTTTGCCAAAGACGAGGCCAAGTTTGCCTTGAGAAAAGTCACTAAGCTCGGGGCACTTGATGGTCGTGAACCGGATGTGGAAACCGAAGTCTGA
- the nrc-2 gene encoding Serine/threonine-protein kinase nrc-2, with protein MPPSKGSNGSGAQVSHRLRNFFRMNSAASSGSEKEKAAANNASRTSASNNAAASDMPGPKPSRHTKFFTNTVGRLRAHTSASEGNQLEEAMSPTAHANPYFAHQGQPGLRHHNEGSVPPSPPDTPELKVSGPDGIPADQATSETKEELARRLRRVASAPNAQGLFASAESSSVPALPIGIPAAQRPATAELGKDPLVADSESGSIGLAQSRSESSKSDSHAIAGEDVLSALRAPSTSLAFRRTYSSNSIKVRNVEVSPASFDKIKLIGKGDVGKVYLVREKKSSRLYAMKVLSKKEMIKRNKIKRALAEQEILATSNHPFIVTLYHSFQSDEHLYLCMEYCSGGEFFRALQTRPGKCIPEDDARFYAAEVTAALEYLHLMGFIYRDLKPENILLHQSGHIMLSDFDLSKQSDPGGKPTMIIGKNGARTDALPTIDTRSCIANFRTNSFVGTEEYIAPEVIKGSGHTSAVDWWTLGILIYEMLYGTTPFKGKNRNATFANILREDIPFPDHAGAPQISNLCKSLIRKLLIKDENRRLGARAGASDIKAHPFFRSTQWALIRHMKPPIVPNPTKGIDTVNFRNVKESESVDMSGSRLKGVPLDSGLATPGAEIEDPFSEFNSVTLHHDGDDHHQHIVHHPSVNQQVSASS; from the exons ATGCCCCCATCCAAGGGCTCAAATGGCTCCGGTGCGCAGGTGAGCCACCGTCTCCGAAACTTCTTTCGCATgaacagcgccgccagcagtggaagcgaaaaggaaaaggccgccgccaacaatGCATCCCGCACCTCGGCCTCCAACAATGCTGCTGCCTCCGACATGCCTGGCCCCAAGCCCTCCCGCCATACCAAATTCTTCACCAACACCGTCGGCCGACTCCGCGCCCACACTTCGGCCAGCGAAGGCAATCAGCTCGAAGAGGCCATGAGTCCTACTGCTCACGCAAACCCTTACTTTGCCCACCAGGGCCAACCGGGCCTACGGCATCACAATGAGGGCTCTGTACCGCCTAGCCCGCCGGACACTCCCGAATTGAAGGTTAGCGGCCCCGATGGTATTCCCGCCGACCAGGCCACGAGCGAGACCAAGGAGGAATTGGCTCGCCGTCTGCGGAGGGTTGCTAGTGCCCCCAATGCCCAGGGCTTGTTTGCCAGCGCCGAGTCCAGCTCAGTTCCCGCTCTGCCCATTGGCATACCCGCCGCCCAGCGACCTGCAACCGCCGAGCTCGGCAAGGATCCCCTTGTTGCCGACTCGGAGAGCGGCTCGATTGGCCTTGCCCAGTCTCGGTCCGAATCGTCCAAGAGCGACAGCcatgccattgccggcgAGGACGTTCTCTCGGCATTGCGAGCACCTAGTACTTCCTTGGCTTTCCGGAGGACGTATAGCTCAAACTCCATCAAAGTCCGCAACGTCGAGGTTAGTCCTGCCAGTTTTGACAAGATTAAGCTCATTGGAAAGGGCGATGTTGGCAAGGTGTATCTTGtgagagaaaagaagagcagCAGGCTTTATGCTATGAAGG TTTTGAGTAAAAAGGAAATGATTAAGCGAAACAAGATCAAGCGGGCTCTTGCCGAGCAGGAGATTCTGGCAACCAGCAATCATCCCTTCATCGTCACGCTCTATCACTCATTCCAGTCTGACGAGCATTTATACTTGTGCATGGAATACTGCAGCGGTGGAGAGTTCTTCCGAGCTCTGCAGACTCGCCCTGGGAAGTGCATTCCCGAAGACGACGCTCGTTTCTATGCTGCTGAAGTTACAGCTGCACTCGAATACCTTCATCTAATGGGCTTCATTTACCGCGATTTAAAACCTGAGA ATATTCTGCTTCACCAGTCCGGCCACATTATGCTCTCAGATTTCGACCTGTCCAAGCAGTCTGATCCTGGTGGCAAGCCCACCATGATTATCGGAAAGAACGGTGCCAGGACAGACGCCCTGCCTACGATTGACACCAGATCATGCATCGCGAATTTCCGTACAAACTCATTCGTTGGCACGGAAGAATACATTGCTCCCGAGGTCATTAAGGGTTCCGGGCACACGAGCGCTGTTGACTGGTGGACGCTGGGCATTCTGATCTACGAAATGCTTTACGGCACGACGCCATTCAAGGGAAAGAATAGAAACGCTACTTTTGCCAACATTTTGCGCGAGGATATTCCATTCCCTGACCATGCAGGGGCGCCTCAAATCTCAAA CCTCTGCAAATCGTTGATTCGAAAGCTCCTCATCAAGGACGAAAACCGGAGATTAGGAGCTCGGGCTGGCGCATCCGATATCAAGGCACACCCATTCTTCCGCTCAACTCAATGGGCTCTCATCCGTCACATGAAGCCACCAATCGTCCCCAATCCCACCAAGGGAATCGACACAGTCAACTTCCGAAATGTCAAAGAGAGCGAAAGTGTGGATATGAGTGGATCAAGACTCAAGGGGGTGCCGCTAGACAGCGGATTGGCAACTCCAGGAGCCGAGATAGAGGATCCCTTCAGCGAGTTCAACAGCGTCACACTACATCACGATGGTGAtgaccatcaccaacacATTGTTCATCATCCTTCTGTCAACCAACAAGTGAGCGCTTCTTCATAG